A stretch of Pseudophryne corroboree isolate aPseCor3 chromosome 9, aPseCor3.hap2, whole genome shotgun sequence DNA encodes these proteins:
- the FEZF2 gene encoding fez family zinc finger protein 2, which produces MASSAPCPSAIPTCQRLEGRTGASSTPKSLAFSIERIMAKSSDPKPTFFDHSQGLESDAKKILNLCSPIPCMIPVQSLGYEVHSKTLLSYSELWKSSLRGPMCTSGGLCKCSCGMCCKSDLNMGHSVVPSGRVIKPQVINQTVGMPGTNGPLYYFNYLDSAYSPSDILNGQLIPSSVLNAQSPATLSAHHKLYLLENAKLSGLSPDKFPIPQYPHKERLPGQLDQVMKENTALAVERIPKGHSKLGANPMDGKPKIFTCEVCGKVFNAHYNLTRHMPVHTGARPFVCKVCGKGFRQASTLCRHKIIHTQEKPHKCNQCGKAFNRSSTLNTHIRIHAGYKPFVCEFCGKGFHQKGNYKNHKLTHSGEKQYKCTICNKAFHQIYNLTFHMHTHNDKKPFTCGTCGKGFCRNFDLKKHVRKLHDNISSTCSIKEISRTAQS; this is translated from the exons ATGGCAAGCTCGGCTCCCTGCCCCTCAGCCATCCCCACCTGCCAGCGACTGGAGGGGAGAACTGGGGCATCCAGCACCCCCAAATCACTGGCTTTCTCCATTGAAAGAATTATGGCAAAGTCTTCAGACCCCAAGCCTACATTTTTCGACCACAGCCAGGGACTGGAGAGTGATGCCAAGAAGATCCTAAACCTCTGCTCCCCAATTCCATGCATGATCCCAGTGCAGTCTTTGGGCTATGAAGTCCACTCCAAGACCCTCCTGAGTTATTCGGAGCTATGGAAGAGCAGCCTGCGGGGTCCCATGTGCACCTCCGGCGGTCTGTGCAAGTGCAGCTGTGGCATGTGCTGCAAAAGTGACTTAAACATGGGGCACTCGGTGGTGCCAAGCGGCAGGGTGATAAAACCTCAGGTCATCAACCAAACAGTAGGGATGCCAGGGACTAATGGACCCCTCTATTACTTCAACTACCTGGACTCAGCCTACAGCCCCTCAGACATCCTGAATGGACAGCTCATCCCATCCAGCGTCCTAAACGCGCAGTCCCCGGCTACACTGAGTGCCCACCACAAACTCTATTTGCTGGAGAATGCCAAACTTTCCGGCCTGTCCCCAGACAAGTTCCCCATCCCTCAGTATCCACACAAGGAGCGGCTGCCTGGCCAACTGGACCAGGTCATGAAGGAGAACACAGCCTTGGCCGTGGAGAGAATTCCTAAGGGCCACAGCAAGCTTGGTGCCAACCCAATGGATGGCAAACCTAAAATCTTCACCTGTGAGGTCTGCGGCAAG GTTTTCAATGCACATTATAACCTGACTAGGCATATGCCAGTTCACACGGGTGCCAGGCCGTTCGTCTGCAAAGTATGTGGCAAGGGTTTTAGGCAAGCGAGTACCCTGTGCAGGCACAAAATAATCCACACGCAG GAGAAACCGCACAAATGCAATCAGTGCGGAAAGGCTTTCAACAGAAGCTCCACCTTAAACACCCATATAAGAATCCATGCTGGATATAAACCGTTCGTATGCGAATTTTGTGGCAAGGGATTTCACCAAAAAG GGAATTATAAAAACCATAAACTAACCCACAGTGGGGAGAAGCAGTATAAATGCACCATCTGCAACAAGGCTTTCCACCAGATCTACAACCTCACCTTCCACATGCACACCCACAACGACAAGAAGCCTTTCACGTGTGGGACCTGTGGAAAAGGCTTTTGTAGGAACTTTGACTTGAAGAAACACGTGAGGAAATTACACGACAACATTTCCTCAACTTGCTCTATAAAAGAGATCTCCAGGACCGCACAGAGCTGA